The Skermanella pratensis genome has a window encoding:
- a CDS encoding geranylgeranyl diphosphate reductase codes for MTDHVPDHVTGQKIYDAVVVGGGPAGATAAADLARLGRSVLLLDKAGRIKPCGGAIPPRLIREFEIPDYLLVARARSARMISPSERRVDMPIDGGFVGMVDREVFDEYLRDRAALAGAERRTGSFTAITRDGGGVATVHYKTGDGSGTARTRAVIGADGAISAVARQEVPGSDRMQCVFAYHEIVKSPSAGAADFDGSRCDVYYQGHLSPDFYAWIFPHGDTTSIGTGSAHKGFALRRSVGDLRAATGLDGVETIRREGAPIPMKPLKRWDNGRDVVLAGDAAGVVAPASGEGIYYAMAGGRFAADAVETFLSTGDATALAGARKRFMKAHGRVFWILGMMQHFWYSSDKRRERFVGICRDPDVQKLTWDAYMNKELVRAKPAAHVRIFFKDLAHLLGVVRP; via the coding sequence ATGACTGACCATGTGCCTGACCACGTGACTGGCCAGAAGATCTACGATGCGGTGGTGGTCGGCGGCGGGCCGGCCGGGGCGACGGCGGCGGCCGACCTGGCGCGGCTCGGCCGATCCGTCCTGCTGCTGGACAAGGCGGGCAGGATCAAGCCGTGCGGCGGCGCCATCCCGCCCCGGCTGATCCGGGAGTTCGAGATCCCGGACTACCTGCTGGTCGCCCGGGCGCGCTCGGCGCGCATGATCTCGCCGTCCGAGCGGCGAGTGGACATGCCGATCGACGGCGGCTTCGTCGGCATGGTGGACCGAGAGGTGTTCGACGAATACCTCCGCGACCGCGCGGCACTGGCGGGGGCCGAGCGCCGCACCGGCAGCTTCACCGCCATCACGCGCGACGGGGGCGGAGTCGCCACGGTCCATTACAAGACCGGCGACGGGTCGGGAACGGCCCGAACCCGGGCCGTGATCGGCGCCGACGGCGCCATCTCCGCCGTGGCCCGGCAGGAGGTCCCCGGCTCCGACCGGATGCAATGCGTCTTCGCCTACCACGAGATCGTGAAGTCGCCCAGCGCCGGTGCCGCCGACTTCGACGGGTCGCGCTGCGACGTCTATTATCAGGGGCACCTGTCGCCGGACTTCTACGCCTGGATCTTTCCCCACGGCGATACGACCAGTATCGGCACCGGCTCCGCCCACAAGGGCTTCGCGCTGCGCCGGTCGGTCGGCGACCTGCGCGCCGCCACGGGACTGGACGGCGTCGAGACGATCCGCCGGGAAGGGGCGCCGATCCCCATGAAGCCGCTGAAGCGCTGGGACAACGGCCGCGACGTGGTGCTGGCCGGCGACGCCGCCGGGGTCGTGGCGCCCGCGTCGGGCGAGGGTATCTACTACGCCATGGCGGGCGGACGCTTCGCGGCGGACGCCGTCGAGACCTTTCTTTCGACCGGAGACGCGACGGCGCTGGCCGGTGCCCGCAAGCGCTTCATGAAGGCCCACGGCAGGGTCTTCTGGATCCTCGGGATGATGCAGCATTTCTGGTACAGCAGCGACAAGCGGCGGGAGCGCTTCGTCGGCATCTGCCGCGATCCCGACGTCCAGAAGCTGACCTGGGACGCCTACATGAACAAGGAACTGGTGCGCGCCAAGCCGGCCGCGCATGTGCGGATCTTCTTCAAGGATCTGGCGCACCTGCTGGGTGTCGTCCGACCATAG
- the bchI gene encoding magnesium chelatase ATPase subunit I: protein MASVALVHPVAEAPAVPRALPDRGSSRPLFPFSAIVGQQEMKLALLAAAVDPSLGGVMVFGDRGTGKSTAVRALAALLPPMRAVAGCAYNCDPAHPASLCVECRAARAAGSLKSRRVPVPVVDLPLGATEDRVVGALDLERALTRGEKRFEPGLLARAHRGFLYIDEVNLLEDHLVDLLLDVAASGENVVEREGLSVRHPARFVLVGSGNPEEGELRPQLLDRFGLSVEVKTPTDLAERIDVVRRRDVFERDPAGFAAKWKREETRLRRSIEAARTRLPLVQVPDAAIERAARLCMALGADGLRGELTLVRAARAVAALEGAGEVLDQHLRQVALPALRHRLRRNPLDEAGSTARVERAVADLFGA from the coding sequence ATGGCCTCTGTCGCGCTCGTCCATCCTGTCGCGGAAGCCCCGGCCGTGCCGCGGGCGCTGCCGGACCGCGGATCCTCGCGTCCGCTGTTCCCGTTCTCCGCGATCGTCGGCCAGCAGGAAATGAAGCTGGCCCTGCTCGCCGCCGCGGTCGATCCCAGCCTGGGCGGCGTGATGGTGTTCGGCGATCGCGGCACCGGCAAGTCCACCGCCGTCCGCGCGCTGGCAGCATTGCTGCCGCCGATGCGGGCGGTGGCGGGCTGCGCCTACAATTGCGACCCCGCGCATCCGGCCTCGCTCTGCGTCGAGTGCAGGGCCGCCCGCGCCGCCGGCTCGCTGAAAAGCAGGCGGGTGCCGGTCCCCGTCGTCGACCTGCCGCTGGGCGCCACGGAGGACCGGGTGGTCGGGGCGCTCGACCTGGAGCGGGCGCTGACCCGGGGCGAGAAACGCTTCGAACCCGGATTGCTGGCCCGTGCCCACCGCGGGTTCCTCTATATCGACGAGGTCAACCTGCTGGAGGACCATCTGGTCGACCTGCTGCTCGACGTCGCCGCATCCGGCGAGAACGTGGTCGAGCGCGAAGGCCTGAGCGTGCGCCATCCCGCCCGCTTCGTGCTGGTCGGCAGCGGCAACCCGGAGGAGGGCGAGCTTCGGCCCCAGCTTCTCGACCGCTTCGGCCTGTCGGTCGAGGTGAAGACTCCCACCGATCTCGCCGAGCGGATCGACGTGGTGCGCCGGCGCGACGTCTTCGAGCGCGACCCCGCCGGTTTCGCCGCCAAGTGGAAGCGTGAGGAAACCCGCCTTCGCCGGAGCATCGAGGCGGCCCGGACCAGGCTGCCGCTGGTCCAGGTGCCCGACGCCGCGATCGAGCGGGCGGCCCGCCTGTGCATGGCGCTCGGGGCCGACGGCCTGCGCGGCGAGCTGACCCTCGTCCGGGCGGCGCGCGCCGTCGCCGCCCTGGAGGGGGCCGGTGAAGTCCTGGACCAGCACCTCCGCCAGGTGGCATTGCCTGCCCTGCGGCATCGCCTGCGCCGCAATCCCTTGGACGAGGCGGGATCGACCGCGCGGGTCGAGCGCGCCGTCGCCGACCTGTTCGGCGCATGA
- a CDS encoding magnesium chelatase subunit D has product MTGWEDSATAAALFAVDPAGLGGITVRAAAGPVRDRWLDQLRGLLHDGAPFLRVPCHVTDDRLLGGLDLAATLRAGRPVIEQGILARSDGGVVLLAMAERLPPAMAARLAAVLDRGEVRLERDGFARNIDARFGLVALDEGDAEERPAAVLTERLAFHLDLGAIALGQAGAPLRTAAEIAEARERSSRVKASDEIMEALCGTAAALGIGSIRAPLQALAAARAAAALEGRTEVGEADAALAARLVLAPRATCLPAPPEPEQSQEPEQSQEPEKDSDPIPENQGESLEDVVLEAARAAIPEDLLKRLGSLANASRRAQPAGKAGAVAQAAGGRPAGVHRGSARSGARLNVIETLRAAAPWQRLRADSHETAPGAVPRIQVRPEDFRIARLKRRSRTTTIFVVDASGSSAFHRLAEAKGAVELLLADCYVRRDEVALVAFRGRTAELLLPPTRSLARAKRCLAALPGGGATPLAAGIDAASALAGAVTRRGGTPALVLLTDGRANICRDGTTGRAAAEGDALSAARQVAAAGLRALLVDTSAHPEPAARRIADGMRAPYLPLPRADAAAISRAVRMAAPQPAS; this is encoded by the coding sequence ATGACCGGCTGGGAGGACTCCGCCACGGCCGCGGCGCTGTTCGCGGTCGATCCTGCCGGCCTGGGCGGGATCACGGTCCGGGCCGCTGCCGGCCCCGTGCGCGATCGCTGGCTGGACCAGCTGCGCGGGCTGCTGCATGACGGGGCGCCCTTCCTCCGCGTGCCCTGCCATGTCACCGACGACCGCCTGCTGGGCGGCCTGGACCTCGCGGCGACCCTCCGGGCCGGGCGGCCCGTGATCGAGCAGGGCATCCTGGCGCGGTCCGACGGGGGAGTCGTCCTGCTGGCGATGGCCGAGCGGCTGCCGCCGGCCATGGCGGCCCGGCTGGCCGCCGTTCTCGACCGCGGAGAGGTCCGGCTGGAACGCGACGGCTTCGCCCGGAACATCGACGCCCGCTTCGGGCTGGTCGCCTTGGACGAGGGCGATGCGGAGGAGCGGCCGGCGGCGGTGCTGACCGAACGGCTCGCCTTCCACCTGGACCTCGGCGCCATCGCCCTCGGCCAGGCCGGAGCCCCGCTCCGCACCGCCGCCGAAATCGCCGAAGCCCGTGAGCGCTCCAGCCGGGTGAAGGCATCCGACGAGATCATGGAGGCGCTGTGCGGCACGGCGGCCGCTCTGGGAATCGGCTCGATCCGCGCACCCCTGCAAGCCCTCGCCGCCGCGCGGGCCGCCGCCGCCCTGGAAGGCCGGACCGAAGTGGGCGAGGCCGACGCCGCGCTGGCGGCCCGGCTGGTCCTGGCCCCGCGCGCGACTTGCCTTCCGGCACCGCCGGAACCGGAACAATCCCAGGAACCGGAACAATCCCAGGAACCGGAAAAGGACTCTGACCCCATTCCCGAGAACCAGGGCGAATCTCTGGAGGATGTCGTGCTGGAGGCGGCGCGGGCCGCCATACCTGAAGACCTCCTCAAGCGCCTGGGAAGCCTCGCGAATGCCAGCCGCCGCGCCCAGCCCGCCGGCAAGGCGGGCGCCGTCGCCCAGGCCGCGGGCGGACGCCCGGCCGGCGTCCATCGCGGCTCCGCGCGGTCGGGCGCGCGCCTCAACGTCATCGAGACCCTGCGGGCGGCGGCGCCCTGGCAGCGCCTGCGCGCCGACTCCCACGAGACTGCCCCCGGGGCCGTCCCGCGCATCCAGGTCAGGCCGGAGGATTTCCGGATCGCCCGGCTGAAGCGGCGGAGCCGGACCACGACAATCTTCGTGGTGGACGCTTCCGGCTCGTCGGCCTTCCACCGCCTGGCGGAGGCCAAGGGCGCCGTCGAATTGCTGCTGGCCGACTGCTATGTCCGGCGCGACGAGGTCGCCCTGGTGGCCTTCCGCGGCAGGACGGCCGAACTGCTGCTGCCGCCGACCCGTTCGCTGGCGCGCGCGAAGCGCTGCCTCGCGGCGCTTCCCGGCGGAGGCGCCACGCCGCTGGCGGCCGGGATCGACGCCGCCTCGGCCCTGGCCGGCGCCGTGACGCGCCGCGGCGGCACGCCCGCGCTGGTTCTGCTGACGGACGGCCGCGCCAACATCTGCCGCGACGGCACGACGGGACGCGCCGCCGCCGAGGGCGACGCGCTGAGCGCCGCCCGCCAAGTCGCCGCCGCCGGACTGCGGGCCCTGCTGGTCGATACCTCCGCGCATCCCGAACCGGCGGCCCGCCGGATCGCCGACGGCATGCGGGCCCCCTACCTCCCGCTGCCCAGGGCCGACGCCGCCGCGATTTCCCGCGCCGTCCGGATGGCGGCACCGCAGCCCGCTTCATGA
- the bchO gene encoding alpha/beta fold hydrolase BchO, whose amino-acid sequence MRRPVWEREGRGWPHRETSSFVTAGGLRWHVQRMGEGPVILLLHGTGAATHSWRGLMPLLARDFTVVAPDLPGHGFTDPLPGHRLSLPGMARAVAALLETLQVSPEIAAGHSAGAAILVRMALDQLIRPRVIIALNGAFLPFRGAAGHLFMPLAKLLVLNPLAPRVFSWTADARAVERLIRNTGSVPDRAGMEFYGRLIRCPDTCRRPWA is encoded by the coding sequence ATGAGGCGGCCGGTCTGGGAGCGGGAAGGGCGCGGCTGGCCCCACCGCGAGACCAGCAGCTTCGTCACCGCCGGCGGCCTCCGCTGGCACGTCCAGCGGATGGGCGAGGGTCCCGTCATCCTGCTGCTCCACGGCACCGGCGCCGCTACCCATTCCTGGCGCGGGCTGATGCCCCTTCTGGCCCGCGACTTCACGGTGGTGGCCCCCGACCTGCCGGGCCACGGCTTCACCGACCCCTTGCCGGGCCATCGCCTCTCCCTGCCCGGCATGGCGCGGGCCGTCGCGGCCCTGCTCGAAACCCTCCAAGTCTCGCCGGAGATCGCGGCCGGCCATTCCGCCGGCGCCGCCATCCTGGTCCGCATGGCGCTCGACCAGTTGATCCGCCCGCGCGTGATCATCGCGCTCAACGGCGCCTTCCTGCCGTTCCGGGGTGCCGCCGGCCATCTTTTCATGCCGCTGGCGAAGCTGCTGGTCCTCAACCCGCTGGCGCCCCGGGTGTTCTCCTGGACCGCCGACGCCCGCGCGGTCGAACGGCTGATCCGCAACACCGGCTCGGTCCCGGACCGCGCCGGGATGGAGTTCTACGGCCGGCTGATCCGCTGCCCGGACACGTGTCGGCGGCCCTGGGCATGA
- a CDS encoding alpha/beta fold hydrolase gives MMRAPTLPPALAGDLRETSRRAGRLAYYVSDRGAGDGPPLLLVHSINAAASAYEVKPVFERMVAHRRVYAVDLPGYGHSDRSDRYYGIRLFTDAIHDMLDVIAEDTGSDPVDALALSLSAEFLARAAVERPERIRTLAFVTPTGFSKGSTKAHGGIRTKASREVPGVYRFISFPLWGKGLYDLLVSRRSIRYFLERTWGSKNVDDGMVDYDYITAHQPGARFAPFAFLSGRLFSQDVRDLYARLSVPVWMPHGTRGDFKDFSGADWLKDKPDWRPQPFDAGALVHFEWPDEFASSYRDFLGQR, from the coding sequence ATGATGCGCGCCCCAACCCTTCCTCCCGCGCTCGCCGGCGACCTGCGGGAGACAAGCCGGCGCGCGGGGCGTCTGGCCTACTACGTGTCCGACAGGGGGGCCGGCGACGGTCCGCCGCTGCTTCTGGTCCACAGCATCAACGCGGCCGCCTCCGCCTACGAGGTGAAGCCGGTCTTCGAGCGCATGGTGGCGCACCGCCGCGTCTACGCGGTCGATCTGCCGGGCTACGGCCATTCGGACCGCTCGGACCGCTACTACGGCATCCGCCTGTTCACCGACGCGATCCACGACATGCTGGACGTGATCGCCGAGGATACGGGGTCCGATCCGGTCGATGCGCTGGCGCTGTCCCTTTCCGCCGAGTTCCTGGCCCGCGCCGCCGTCGAGCGGCCGGAGCGCATCCGCACGCTCGCCTTCGTCACCCCGACCGGCTTCAGCAAGGGATCGACCAAGGCCCATGGCGGGATCAGGACGAAGGCCTCGCGCGAGGTGCCGGGGGTCTACCGCTTCATCAGTTTCCCGCTCTGGGGGAAAGGGCTCTACGACCTTCTGGTGAGCCGGCGGAGCATCCGGTACTTCCTGGAGCGGACCTGGGGTTCCAAGAACGTCGACGACGGCATGGTCGATTACGACTACATCACCGCGCACCAGCCCGGCGCCCGCTTCGCGCCCTTCGCCTTCCTGTCGGGCAGGCTGTTCAGCCAGGATGTCCGCGACCTCTATGCGCGGCTGTCCGTGCCGGTCTGGATGCCCCACGGCACGCGCGGCGACTTCAAGGACTTCAGCGGCGCGGATTGGCTCAAGGACAAGCCCGACTGGCGGCCTCAGCCGTTCGACGCCGGGGCGCTGGTCCATTTCGAATGGCCCGACGAGTTCGCGTCCTCATACCGGGATTTCCTTGGCCAAAGATGA
- a CDS encoding preprotein translocase subunit YajC — translation MELSSVRALKAEVSADILGPLLREAREARSFGLAAGPMRRAVKPERGVALGIAGGPSPHQYRLAVRIQRRTFEDDGDLRRRLESVSHSEVDIRYVGRVAKRTTADPAVHPAVHGPMPPWFRLRQRPLLIGCSVGHHAVTAGSLGGFFRHRETGRTVLLSNNHVLANEDLAKPGDAVLQPGRFDGGRRFKDRIGTLVGTVPMKTDGSNLMDAAIAGLAEGVPFDPRSITGFGLLRGLRDRPVEPGDEVLKIGRTTGLTHGVVTAIELDDVVVDYDRGQITFDRQIEIEGAGGSPFSSGGDSGSLILDREGDACALLFAGSDHGGSNGKGVTNANDLSLVMETLNLELALEPLIA, via the coding sequence TTGGAGTTGAGTTCGGTAAGGGCGCTGAAGGCCGAGGTTTCCGCGGACATCCTGGGGCCGCTTCTGAGGGAGGCGCGGGAAGCGCGCAGTTTCGGGCTGGCCGCCGGCCCGATGCGGCGCGCGGTGAAGCCGGAGAGGGGCGTGGCCCTCGGCATCGCCGGGGGACCGAGCCCGCACCAGTACCGCCTGGCGGTGCGCATCCAGCGCCGCACCTTCGAGGATGACGGCGACCTGCGCCGACGGCTCGAATCCGTATCGCACAGCGAGGTGGACATCCGCTATGTCGGGCGCGTCGCCAAGCGGACCACGGCAGATCCCGCCGTCCACCCCGCCGTCCACGGCCCGATGCCGCCCTGGTTCCGCCTGCGCCAGAGGCCGTTGCTGATCGGCTGCTCGGTCGGGCACCATGCCGTCACCGCCGGCAGCCTCGGCGGCTTTTTCAGGCACCGCGAGACCGGGCGGACGGTCCTGCTCAGCAACAACCATGTGCTGGCGAACGAGGACCTGGCCAAGCCCGGCGACGCCGTGCTCCAGCCCGGGCGGTTCGACGGCGGGCGCCGGTTCAAGGACCGCATCGGCACGCTGGTCGGCACGGTCCCGATGAAGACAGACGGTTCCAACCTGATGGATGCAGCGATCGCCGGCCTGGCCGAGGGAGTGCCTTTCGATCCGCGCTCGATCACCGGTTTCGGCCTGCTGCGCGGGCTGCGCGACCGGCCGGTCGAACCGGGCGACGAGGTCCTCAAGATCGGCCGCACCACCGGCCTGACCCACGGCGTGGTGACCGCCATCGAGCTCGACGACGTGGTGGTCGATTATGACCGGGGGCAGATCACCTTCGACCGGCAGATCGAGATCGAAGGGGCGGGCGGCAGCCCCTTCAGCAGCGGCGGCGACAGCGGCTCCCTGATCCTCGACCGGGAGGGAGACGCCTGCGCGCTGCTCTTCGCCGGCAGCGACCATGGCGGAAGCAACGGCAAGGGCGTGACCAATGCCAACGATTTGAGCCTTGTCATGGAAACTCTGAATTTGGAACTGGCGCTCGAACCGCTTATTGCTTAA
- a CDS encoding transposase → MEAFNRRRHDMRQLLGGLFYVVRTDDQVGAVQPGDDLFVPCGSGM, encoded by the coding sequence TTGGAAGCGTTCAACCGCCGTCGGCATGACATGCGGCAGTTGCTGGGCGGGCTGTTCTACGTCGTGCGGACCGATGATCAGGTCGGCGCTGTTCAGCCGGGCGACGATCTCTTCGTGCCATGCGGTTCCGGGATGTGA
- a CDS encoding MFS transporter encodes MRIDMTPTIRLTTTGLIATAVAFGPARMGFGLFLPAFREEFALSTSMAGMIASAGFLAFLVALLASAWICRRFGERVAVTTGAVAASIGFATVAAAETSGILALGIALAGTSAGLCWAPFNDAAERVVPSEARATSLSVVSTGTTFGVAAAAGLALAVTQGALDWRGAWVGFTLSGVALAAIAQAGLPSSRGRKPAPEGSPTRSRQQAVLPGALPFPYTARHSASG; translated from the coding sequence GTGAGGATCGATATGACACCAACCATTCGGCTGACGACCACCGGTTTGATTGCCACAGCCGTGGCCTTCGGTCCCGCCCGCATGGGATTTGGCCTCTTCCTGCCTGCCTTCCGGGAAGAGTTCGCGCTTTCGACGTCCATGGCTGGAATGATCGCCAGCGCGGGATTCCTAGCCTTCCTTGTGGCGCTTCTGGCGAGCGCCTGGATCTGCCGGCGATTTGGCGAGCGTGTCGCGGTCACCACTGGCGCCGTGGCAGCGTCGATCGGCTTCGCAACGGTGGCGGCGGCCGAGACCTCCGGCATCCTCGCCCTGGGCATTGCCCTCGCCGGAACCAGTGCGGGCCTTTGCTGGGCGCCGTTCAACGACGCGGCCGAGCGTGTGGTACCCAGTGAGGCGCGTGCCACCTCGCTCTCCGTGGTCTCGACCGGAACCACCTTCGGAGTCGCGGCCGCCGCCGGGCTCGCGCTCGCCGTGACGCAGGGAGCCCTGGACTGGCGGGGTGCCTGGGTCGGCTTCACGCTCAGCGGGGTCGCCCTTGCGGCAATCGCACAGGCCGGGCTGCCGTCGAGCCGGGGCCGGAAGCCGGCCCCGGAGGGTTCCCCGACACGGTCGCGGCAGCAGGCAGTCTTACCCGGCGCGCTGCCATTCCCCTATACGGCACGGCACTCTGCTTCGGGATGA